GTGGGCCGGCAGCGCCATCGCCGTGCTCATTTTGGCGTATCTCTGGCAGGAAGCGGCGCGGTGGAGCCCGCCGGCAGGCACAAAGGCCACCGAGCGGGGCATCGTGATCCGTAACCGGCTGACGCGCTCGATAGGTGAGGTCTTGTTAATCTTTGTCGCAACCGTCCTGTGGGTCATGCTCGATACGCTCGCCCGCAGCGCCGCCGCGAACGGCTTGGCGATGACACTGACAAGCATCGTGATGGTGCTCGGCCCCTTTTTACCCTTGCTAAGAATCATCGCCGTGAAGCTGAGCCATAAATCGAATGCTCATCCGGCGGGAAGCTCCACCAGCTTCGACTGGATGGCCGCGCTCCTGGCCTTTCCCCTGGCGGGTTTCCTTTTGTTTGTGGTCGGTGTTCTGGTGCATACCGCATTCGATGCAGGACACAGGATTGGTGTGTGGATGTTCTTCACAGCCCTCGCCTTTTCCCTTGCCATCGGACGTGCATTCAGCTTTCTAAACTTATCCACGCTTAATGCCCCCTACGCCGCGCGCCTGACGCGGACGTTCCTCGGGGCTTCAAATCCCGACCGGATCTACAGGCCCGGCACGGCGACGCCCTTGGAGGTAGACCTGGCGCATCCGGGGGATGACCTGTTCTACCACCAGTACCATCCCGAGCAACATGGCGGCCCGTTGCACCTGATTAATGTCTGCCTCAACGAAACGACCGATGTAGCGGCGCAGCGCGATATCCGCGAGCGCAAGGGACTCGCAATGTGCATCGGACCACAAGGAATCAGCGTCGGCCGCCGGTTCCATGCGTTGTGGGTTGATGCAAGCAACGCCGGCGCCGGGATTGAGCAGCGTGCGGTGCATCGACTGGAAAAGAACGAGGCTTACCACCCAGGATACAAAACGGCCCTGGAACCGCTCCCGGCCACCGCGGATCCGAGCGGCTTTCATGTATTCGGCCGGAAGGATGGAAAGCCGGCCGCAGTTGAGTCGGTACGGCTCGGGCAGTGGATTGCCATTTCGGGTGCAGCAGTCAGTACCGGGTTGGGCCGTGTCACCAGCCTGCCTATATCCCTCCTTCTAGGCCTCACTAACGTTCGCCTTGGCTATTGGTGGAATAGCGGCATCGCCACGGGCGAACGGCCTGGACGTTATCCCATGCCGCTGTGGCGGCGCATCAAAACGCTGCCGGCCACGCTTTCGCGAACCCAAAGCACGATCCTGGACGAGTGGCGAAGCTATTTTACCGGTCCTTCCCGCCGGCTCTGGTACCTGACGGACGGCGGGCACTTCGAACTTTACGGCGTTTACGAACTGGTTCGCCGCCGGGTCCCGTTTACCATTATGGTGGATGGGGGCGAGGACCCGACCTATCGATTCGACGACCTTGCCTTGCTCACCCGCTTGGTACGTTTAGACTTTTGCGCTGAAATCGTGTGGCTTGACCCTACCGCGGCCCGGCAGGCAGGGAAGGCGGGCTGGCCGGCGCTGGACATTGCCGGGGCGCCGTTCATGATCCCAACCTGGATCAAGGGATGGCTTGACCCGGACGCCCTCGGCCCGCGGCAGACCCTTGCGCGCACCAGTTCGCACCATGCCGCGCTGGCCAGGATCACCTACTCCGACGCGCCCGGCCAACCCGGTTGGCTGCTCCTGGTTAAAGCCGGCCTCACAGGCGATGAACCGGTTGATGTGCTCCAGTATTCGGCGGCAAATCCCGCCTTTCCAAACCAGTCGACAGCCAATCAATTCTTCGACGACGCCCAATGGGAGAGCTACCGGATTCTGGGCGATCACATCGGCACGGAGCTGTTTACCGGCTGAACCCCTGCCGAGCATAATCATGCCCTCAATTCGATGCGTCTTCCGGGTGGGGAATGACCAGGGCGGCGATCAGACCGAGCAGTGCCGCAAATGACATCCACACCGCCGGCATAGCCCGGTTCCCGGTGGTGTGAATAAGATAGGTACAGATCGCCGGAGTAAACCCGCCCAGAAAAGCCGTCGCGAGACTGTAAGCGAGCGAGAATCCGGTGGTGCGGACGTCTGCCGGCATGATCTCCGTCAAGGTTACCACCATGGCGCCGTTGTAGCTTGCATAGACAAACGACAGCCAGAGTTCCACCAGCAATAAGCGCCCGAAGGATGGCTGCGCGGTCAGCCACAGCACGGCCGGGTAGGCGGTTAACAACGCCAGCACCGTGAAAATGATTAAAAGGCGTTTCCTCCCGAATCGATCCGAGACGGAACCCATAACCGGCAGCCAGATGAAATTGGAGAGCCCCACGCACAACGTGACAATCAGGCTGGCCACGGACGTAAGGTGGAGTTCGCTTTGGCCGAAGGTCGGCGTGTACGCGGTAATCAGGTAGAAGGAAACGGTGGTCATGGCCACCAGCATGACGCCCGCCAGCACGATGGTCCAATTGGCGGCCAGGGTGCTGATGATCTGGGACATAGTCGGGTGACGCTTGCGCGCCTGAAAGGCTTCGGTTTCCGCCAGCGATCGCCGCAACAGGAAGAGCAGGGGAATGATCAGGCAGCCGACCAGGAACGGAACGCGCCAACCCCAGCGGTCCATCGTAGGTGGCGGGAGCAACTCGCTCAAAATGACCCCCAGCAGCGCCGTCACCATCACCGCCACCTGCTGGCTCGCTGACTGCCAACTGACGTAGAAGCCTTTGTGGCCGGGCGTCGCGATTTCCGCCAGGTAGACCGAAACACCCCCCAGCTCCACTCCTGCCGAAAACCCTTGCAGCAGCCGGCTCAAGAGAATCAGCAACGGCGCGAACAAACCTATCGTCGCGTACCCGGGCAAGCAGGCGATGGTAAGGGTCCCGATTGACATCAACGCCAGCGTCAGAAGGAGGCCCGCACGCCGGCCATACCGGTCGATGTACGCCCCAAGGACAATCGCGCCGACCGGCCGCATCAAAAACCCGGCCCCGAAAGTCATCAATGACAACATCAGCGAAGCGTACGGGTTCTCGACGGGAAAGAATGTGCGCCCGATCGCTCTGGCGTAGTACCCGAACACAATGAAGTCATACATCTCCAGGAAGTTGCCGCTGGAGACGCGGATAACATTCTTGATCTGCGCGATCCGATCGCTGCCGGACGGACGGTCGATGGTTTTCATTCCGGGAAGTTTTCTTCTCGATATTCGAAGGCCGGCCGTATTCCATCCTGCACATTAGCCGCCTCAAGGTGGCGTAACTCAACGCGGCGGATCTTGCCCGAGATCGTTTTCGGCAGGTCTGAAAATTCGATTCGCCGGATGCGATGGAACGGCGCGAGCGTTTTACGGATATGCTGAAAGATCGAGCGTGCGGTCTCAGGTGAAGGCTCGACGCCCGGCCTGAGCATGACAAAAGCCTTGGGCACGGCCAGCCGGACAGGGTCAGGCGAGGGGACCACCGCGCATTCGACCACGTCGGGGTGTTCGATCAGCGCGCTTTCCAGTTCAAAGGGGCTGATGCGATAGTCGGACGCCTTGAAGAGGTCGTCGGCCCGGCCCACGAACGCAAGGTAACCCTCGGTATCGCGCGACATGACGTCGCCTGTCCGGTGAACCTGCCCGACAAGCGGGGCCAGGGTGCCATCCTCTTTCTGGTACCCGGGCATGAGCCCCACGGGGCGCGGTTCGAGCGCGACGCAGAGTTCACCTTCGTTCGCCTCCCGATCGGAAAAATCCCGCAAAACCAGCTTGAAACCGGGCAGTGGTCTGCCCAGCGATGCCGATTTGGCGGGCTGCGCCGGAGAAGTGCCCGCGACGGCGGTGCTTTCCGTCTGGCCGTAACCCTCACGGATGGTAAGTCCCCAGGCGGCCCGGACCTGGTCGATGATCTCCGGGTTGAGCGGTTCGCCGGCGCTCACCACCTCGCGCAGGTGCGTCTTGTAATCAGTGAGCGGCTGGGTGACCAGCATTCGCCACACGGTGGGCGGAGCGCAGAAGGTCGTCACCTTTGCACGGGCAAGCGCTTCGAGCAGCCCGCGCGCGTTGAAACGCGGCTGGTTGAAAACGAAGATCGTCGCCTCGGCGTTCCAGGGCGCAAAAAGACAGCTCCAGGCGTGTTTTGCCCAGCCGGGGGATGCGATCGTGCAGTGTACGTCGCCGGGACGCACGCCGATCCAATACATGGTTGAAAGGTGGCCTACCGGGTAGGTGACGTGGGTATGCAGCACGAGTTTCGGCTTTGAGGTCGTACCCGAGGTGAAATAAAGCTGCATCGGATCCTCGGCCCGTGTTTCTGCCTCCGGCTCAAAGTCGGCCGGTGCACCGTACCCATCCTCGTGCGCATGCCACGCCGGCGCCGGGCCTCCGACCACCACGCGCGTACAGGATGTCCCGAGGTGTTCAAACCTCGAAACGCAATCTGCGGCACACACGAGGTGGCGCACCCGCCCCCTTTCCAGGCGGTCAACCAGATCGTCCCGGCTGAGCAGGGGTGCGGTCGGCAGAATCACGGCCCCGAGTTTAATCAGGGCTAGAATCGCCTCCCATAAAGGCGGAACGTTTCCCAGCATGAGCAGAACACGATCGCCACGCCGAATGCCAAGGCGCCGGTAATGGTTGGCGACCCGGGAAGACCGTTCGGAGAGTTCGCGAAAGGAAAGAATCGTTTCCGTCCCGTCCTCGAAGGCAACCCAGAGCGCTGGTTGCTCAGCCCTTTCGCCGGCCGCAATGCGATCAAACCAGTCAAGGGCCCAGTTGAAGCGATCCAGCTCGGGCCACTGGAATTCCCGGCAGGCAACCTCATAATTCGTACGATGCGCGAGGAGGAAGTCTCGCGCTGCTTTGAATGCATCCGGCATGAGAGTAGGGGCTCCGTTTCCCTGCCGGCGGGTCTCAGAATGACAGCCTCGTTTCGCGGTCAGGGGGGCTATCTGGTAACATCATCCGATTGTCCAGGAATTTCACAAGCGCGTTTAAGGCGTCACTCGAACGGATCATGGACCGGGTCCGCGATTGTTTGGATTCTCGCCGCACTCAGGATACAGGTAAGGCGAACATGCACGAAGCCGCATCATCCGCTAACCTCCGGACAAAAGTCGCAGATCGGAACCTGGTTCACCTCGGGCTCATCATCACCTTCGGCATTTTTGCCACCACGCTCCCTCAGCCGCAGGTATTGGGCAGGCTCCCTTTGCAATTTCTCCTGAAGAATGATGCCGGCGTCACTCGTGAGCAAATGGCGGCGTTCTTTTTCTGGTGCGGGTTGGCCTGGTACCTGAAGCCGTTTGCCGGTATTCTCACCGATGCGTTCCCGCTTTTCGGGACTCGGCGGCGGTATTACCTGCTGATCAGCTCGGCGCTGGCCTGTGCGAGCTGGATCGGCATGACTTTCCTGCCGCCTAAGTACGACGCCCTGCTCTGGGGCGCCATGATCGTGAATCTTTTCATGGTGATGGCCTCAACGGTGGTCGGTGCATTTCTCGTCGAGGCAGGCCAAAGCATGGGCGCCACCGGCCGCCTGACGGCCCAGCGCGTGTTAGTATCCAACGTTTGCAGTCTCATTCAGGGACCGCTCGGCGGCTTGTTGGCAACCGTAGGATTCATGTGGGCGACCGGCGCAAACGCGGCCGTCGTGTTATCAATCTTTCCAGTCGCGTACATCTTCCTAAGGGAGCAGAGCGTCGCCAAAAGCCGGGGTCACGAGGTTTTTCACAACGCCGGCCAGCAGCTGAGGACCATTTTCCGCTCAAGAAATCTCTGGATGGCATTGCTGTTCATGGCGTGCTTCTACTTTTCACCCGGGTTTTCGACGCCGCTTTTCTACCGGCAAACCGACGAACTGCACTTCTCGAAGCAGGCCATCGGAAATCTCGGCATCTTCAGTGGCGCCTTTGGAATTCTGGCGGCAGTCGTATACGGCCGGCTGATCAAGCGGGTCCCGATCCGCATCATACTGTTCATCGGGGTCGTAACGGCGGCGGTTGGAACGCTTCTTTACCTTTTCTATTCAACGTGGACGCGGGCGATCCTCATCGAATCGCAGAACGGGTTCTTTTTTACCCTCGCCGAACTGGCCTTGCTGGACCTTGCGGCACGGGCAACGCCTGCGGGATGCGAAGGCCTCGGGTACTCCCTGATGCTTTCGATCCGCAATGTCGCCGTCTTCGGCGCCGATATCGTCGGCTCGCACCTGGCGGACCACCAATGGCCGTTCGCCAGCCTCGTCCTCCTTAATGCGGGCACGACGGCGATCGTAGTGGTTCTCCTGCCGTTGCTGCCTGCGGCGTTGATGCGCAGCAAGGATCGGGCCGCAGACGCAGCGGCTGCCGAGGCCGCCCCGGTGCCGGAAGGATAGATTCAGGCCGGTTTGGACCGCGCCGTTTCCCGGCGCCGGTTGCGGGCGGATTTTTTGCCGTTCGTACTGTCTCCAATGGGCTGGTCAGGTTCGCCTTCGGGAGCCGGCGCCTGGCCCCGCTTGGTTTTGCTGTCTTTGCCGGCCGCCGTTTTCAGCGGAACGAACCGGCCCGCAGCCGGGTCGAACATCGCCACCGTCCCGGTACCGATCTCGTAAGTCCAGCCGTGCACGCCGAGCCGGCCTTCAGCCAATCGGGCCGCCACGGAGGGATGAGTCCGCAGATGATCCAACTGAGTGAGGACATTCTGCTCGACCAAGGCTTGCACCAGGGCATCGCCGTCCAGATCAGGGTACCGGACACGCACGACGCTGTGCGCTGCCGCGGCGTGCCGCAGCCACGAACCTACCGTCGGCATGCCGGCCAGGCTTTCCGGGCGGACCAGCGCCTTCATCGCCCCGCAATCCGAATGACCGCAGATCACGATACTTTTAACTTCCAGCGCCACCACCGCGTACTCGATCACTGCCGACACGCCGCCCAGCGCCGCGCCGTATGCCGGCACCACATTACCTACGTTGCGGCAGAGAAAGAGTTCGCCCGGCTCGGTCTGGGTGAACAGTTCAGGCACCACACGCGAATCCGCGCACGTAATTAAAAGCGTTTCAGGCTGTTGAGCCCGCGCAAGCCGCTGGAAGAGCTGGCGGCGTTGCGGAAAAGCCTGCGCGTGGAAGCGGCGCACGCCGTCGAGTAACCGGCCCATGGTGGCATCCCTCTCATCGACCGGTTTGCCAAGACCTTTTCTGTTCACCATAATCCCATTCCTTGTTTCCCTGTTTACGTTCAGATGCCGGCGCTCCAGACCCGGAAGCTGGAGAGGCTTGTACGAACCGGTTAAGCCATCAGCAGCCAAATCCAGGAACTCGTCGCCGGTTGATTAAGGGTCGCAAACGATAATCGGTCTGCAACCGCTTTGTTGAATGCCACAAATGACGGGCGCCTGCTTTGTCCTGGTCTCCAGTCGCGGTATCATCCATACTACCCCAACGCTTCATCATCGGAGGGCGTACCTCCGGCGGCGTTGGAGAATGCAACCCTAGGACGACGACCGTCCTAAAACTTCGGAATATGCCCGACATAGAATCTCTCTCAATCAACACGATCCGGACACTCTGCATGGATGCCGTCCAGCAGGCGAACTCGGGCCATCCAGGCACCCCGATGGCCATGGCGCCTGTAGCCTATGTGCTGTGGCAGGATTACCTGCGATTCGACCCTGAAGATCCGATCTGGCCTAACCGTGACCGCTTTATTCTCTCGGCGGGCCACGCGTCGACTTTGTTGTATTCCATGTTGCACCTGGCCGGTGTTAAGGCGGTTAACCGAAAATACGAAACCTTAGGCGAACTCTCCGTGACGCTGGAAGACCTCAAGCACTTCAGGCAACTGGAGAGCAAATGCCCGGGCCACCCGGAGTACCGCTGGACTTCCGGGGTGGAGACGACCACAGGGCCCCTGGGCCAGGGGGTGGCTACCAGTGTGGGAATCGCGCTGGCCGGCAAGTGGCTGGCCGAACGGTATAACCGCCCCGACTTTACCCTGTTCGACTACGACGTGTACGCGCTCGCCGGCGACGGGGACATGATGGAAGGTATCAGCAGCGAAGCTGCCTCTCTCGCGGGTCACCTCCGACTGTCTAATCTCTGCTGGATCTACGACAGTAACCGCATCACCATCGAGGGTAACACCAGTTTAGCTTTTTCCGAAGACGTGGCCGGGCGGTTTCTAGCGTATGGCTGGAGCATACAGCGGGTGTCGAACGCCAATGATTTGGACCTGTTGCGGGAAGCCTTCGAGCATTTCAAAAAGACCACCGATCGCCCGACCCTCATCATCGTCGACAGCCACATCGCCTACGGCGCCCCGACCAAGCAGGACACCGCCGCGGCTCACGGCGAACCTCTCGGGGACGCAGAAATCCGGGCGACCAAACGCCGTTACCAATGGCCGGAGGACGCCAAATTTCTGGTGCCCCCGGAAGTGCTGGAGGATTTCAAAGCCAAAGTCGGGCAACGCGGGGCGGCGCTGCGTAACCAGTGGATGGGGCTGTTCAGCGCCTACGAAAAGCAGTACCCGGACCTGGCGGGCGAAACGCTCTCAATCCAACGCCGGGAGCTGCCGAAGGGCTGGGATGCCGACATCCCCACCTTCCCGGCGGACCCGAAGGGGCTGGCCACTCGGGACTCTTCCGGAAAGGTGTTAAACGCCATCACCAAACGGCATCCTTGGCTGATCGGCGGCGCGGCCGACCTGGCGCCCTCGACCAAAACCTATCTTAGCGGTCAGGGCGATATCGGCCGGAATGCCTTCTCAGGCAGAAATCTCCACTTTGGTATCCGCGAACACGCCATGGGGGCCGCCCTGAACGGGTTGGCGCTCGCGAAGCTCCGAGGGTTCGGGGCGGGCTTTCTGATCTTCAGCGACTATAGCCGGCCGGCCTTGCGCCTGGCGGCGATCATGGAACTGCCGGTCATCCACATTTTCACCCACGATTCCATCGGCGTGGGCGAAGACGGGCCCACCCATCAACCGATTGAACACCTACCCTCATTACGGGCGATCCCCGGCCTGATCGTCATCCGGCCCGGCGATGCCAATGAAGTGGCTGAAGCCTGGCGTGTGATCATGGAACAGCAACACGAACCGGTGGCGCTCATTTTAAGCCGCCAAGCCTTGCCTACGCTGGACCGGTCCAAGTTCGGGCCTGCCTCGGGTTTGCGGCGGGGTGCCTATATCCTTTCGGAAGCCTCGAACGGCAAACCTGACGTCCTGCTGCTGACAACCGGCAGCGAGGTACCCCTTTGCGTGGAAGCCCAAGCGGCGCTGAAACAGCAAGGGGTCGAGGCGCGCGTGGTGAGCATGCCGTCGTGGGAATTGTTCGAAAAACAGGACGCAGAATATCGCGAATCCGTAATACCGGCAGCCATCAAAGCACGAGTCTCGGTGGAAAAGGCAGCCCGGTTCGGTTGGGAACGCTACGTCGGCTTGGAAGGCGAACGCATCGGCATGAAGACCTTCGGGGCTTCCGCGCCGTTAAAAGAGCTGCAGAAGAAGTTTGGGTTTACGGTGGACGCCGTTGCGTCGGCAGCTCTGGAGCAGGTGCGTAAAGCAAAAGCATAGGCCCAGGTCAGCCTTCCACCCGTCCGCAACGGACCACGAAGCCGGTCTCACACCACCTCGGCAAGGTAGGTTTCAGCCTACCCTGCCGGCGCCCCAGGAAAGTCACAGCGTCATTATGCCCGGCAGGGAAGGATTTTGATCCCGCTCAAGCAATTCAGCAAGGTTGGAGAGCAGGATCGCTCCGGGCCGGGTCGGATCCGCCGGTAGACGCCATGCCCCGGGGAATTGAGCCAACCACGCCCGGCGCTGCTCATCGTCGGCGTCCTCCCAATGCTTTCGGGCACTCTCCAGACGAGCTGTGGAACTCCGGCTCAGTTTTGCCGCTTGTTCCTGTTCGTACAGTTCTTCCCGGCGTTTGGCGGCCGCAGCACCGGACGGCAGCGTCATTGTAGGCGTGTTCGGAATGGCCCGGAAGGACCAACCGACGACGCGCTTGCCTTCTTTGATCGGGTCGTACCGAAAAGTCACGTCGGCGCGCTCGTTCAGTTCGCGCATCGCGCGTTTAAGAATCACTGCGATGTGTTTCGGTTCATCGTAAGCTGAACCCTTCAGCGCGAGGAAGCTCCGAGCCCGTTCCAGGGTAAACTCCCAGACGGGCAACTGGTTACGAACGTCCCGCGGATTCCAGGAGCGGACGTACATGTACATGCGCATCGCGTAGGAACTCTTGAGCCTGAGGAAGACATCCAGCGGCACCTGCGTGAAGTGTTCCTTCAGCTGGACCAGAAGAGGCCGCATTTCATCGTGGAAACGCAGCTCAATGATGCCCTGGTGATCCCAATACTTTGCGTACGAAAAGATTTGAAATTTGGTTCGGGATCCATCCACCGGGTTGTTGATTTCCACCAACGACCGCATCATTTCATCGGCAGCCCGCTCGAGCGTTTCATACGCGGAACGGCCGGCCAGCCCCAGCCCGGCCATGTAGTCTTTCACGCGCAACCGGTGGGTAACAAGGTCTCCCTCTTGCGTGGCCTTGACCGCCAGCATGATGACCAAACGGTAGCCCAGGGCCGTGAGTTCCGTCCGAGCGCGCGCGAGCTCGTTATGGATCACGGCGACCTGTTTGCGACGTCGTTCGCGCATCCCAAGTATAAGGCTAAACGGCGCCGAAAACTGCAAGCGCTTTTCCCGTTTCCCGTTTCTGTCACCGATCCGCCCCTTCGGCCTGTCAAGTTCCTCGGGAAATCGTCCCGTTCGTGTCACCGATACCGGTCCCGGCCGGGATTAATCGGGTCGCAACTTTTATTTTAAAGGTTAAATTTCATTTTTCCCGGCTTTTCCCGGCGTGGCTTTGCAGGATCGGGGGGGCAGCACGCAAAACCGGCGACATAAACGGGAACTCCGTAAACGGGAACTCCGGCCACCCCGGCTTCACTCGTGCCTCCAAGGCGGCCCGCCCCAGGTCTTGCCATTTTCCCATTCTCATACCGAGCTGCAACGGGATGGGCGACAAGAACGGGACGAACGGGCCGCAGGCCCCAGCGCCCTCGTCGGTGACAAGAATGGGACGCTTTGCCCGGGAGAAAGAGCCTGCCTTCGGTTCCTGATTCGCGCCGACATCATCAGACGAAGGCATCGGTGACACGAACGGGACGGTTTCCCGAGGAGAATGCGCCGCCAAAGACGCGTTCGGTGACACGAACGGGAAGAGGCCTGCAGGGAATGGCCGGCCCTGGCCGCAAAAGGCTTTCCGCACCGGGGATGGGTGACAAAACCGGGACTCGATTCCCTCGAAGCGCGGATCCCGGAGGCGCACTTCCCCCGGGGGACGGGCGCCCGAGTCCGGGCCTTTCCCGGATTTGTCGCCGGAGACGCCCCGGCGTGTGCCGGTCAGGCGTTTTTGATCTGCCCGGATTTGACGCTTGAGCCCGGCGCCGCATCCGTTCCCGTTCTTGTCACCCTGGCCGAGGTGTCTCTGGTCAGGTGCTGCCCAGCCTGTTTCCCGTCGTTGTCGCCTTCTTCCCGTTTTCATCGCCGACGAGGGCTGGGATGGCCTGTTTTTGTCGCCCTTTATCCCATTCCTGTCACCGGAGCAGCCACATATATGAAGGAAAGGGGGAAACCGAAAATACTTGGGGTGGCTTGCGATGGAGGCTTGCGATGGAGGAAGGAGACAAGTGCAGCCATTGGAAGTTCCGTCAGGATGGCTTACCCGCAAAATACGCAGCCACCTTACTCCCCGCCGTGTCCGCCCTTGCCGGCGACGACGCAACAAGGTTGGGCGCCTGCAGCGAAGGGTGAACCGCCAAAGGGTAT
The nucleotide sequence above comes from Verrucomicrobiota bacterium. Encoded proteins:
- a CDS encoding MFS transporter, with product MKTIDRPSGSDRIAQIKNVIRVSSGNFLEMYDFIVFGYYARAIGRTFFPVENPYASLMLSLMTFGAGFLMRPVGAIVLGAYIDRYGRRAGLLLTLALMSIGTLTIACLPGYATIGLFAPLLILLSRLLQGFSAGVELGGVSVYLAEIATPGHKGFYVSWQSASQQVAVMVTALLGVILSELLPPPTMDRWGWRVPFLVGCLIIPLLFLLRRSLAETEAFQARKRHPTMSQIISTLAANWTIVLAGVMLVAMTTVSFYLITAYTPTFGQSELHLTSVASLIVTLCVGLSNFIWLPVMGSVSDRFGRKRLLIIFTVLALLTAYPAVLWLTAQPSFGRLLLVELWLSFVYASYNGAMVVTLTEIMPADVRTTGFSLAYSLATAFLGGFTPAICTYLIHTTGNRAMPAVWMSFAALLGLIAALVIPHPEDASN
- a CDS encoding AMP-binding protein; this encodes MPDAFKAARDFLLAHRTNYEVACREFQWPELDRFNWALDWFDRIAAGERAEQPALWVAFEDGTETILSFRELSERSSRVANHYRRLGIRRGDRVLLMLGNVPPLWEAILALIKLGAVILPTAPLLSRDDLVDRLERGRVRHLVCAADCVSRFEHLGTSCTRVVVGGPAPAWHAHEDGYGAPADFEPEAETRAEDPMQLYFTSGTTSKPKLVLHTHVTYPVGHLSTMYWIGVRPGDVHCTIASPGWAKHAWSCLFAPWNAEATIFVFNQPRFNARGLLEALARAKVTTFCAPPTVWRMLVTQPLTDYKTHLREVVSAGEPLNPEIIDQVRAAWGLTIREGYGQTESTAVAGTSPAQPAKSASLGRPLPGFKLVLRDFSDREANEGELCVALEPRPVGLMPGYQKEDGTLAPLVGQVHRTGDVMSRDTEGYLAFVGRADDLFKASDYRISPFELESALIEHPDVVECAVVPSPDPVRLAVPKAFVMLRPGVEPSPETARSIFQHIRKTLAPFHRIRRIEFSDLPKTISGKIRRVELRHLEAANVQDGIRPAFEYREENFPE
- a CDS encoding MFS transporter, translated to MHEAASSANLRTKVADRNLVHLGLIITFGIFATTLPQPQVLGRLPLQFLLKNDAGVTREQMAAFFFWCGLAWYLKPFAGILTDAFPLFGTRRRYYLLISSALACASWIGMTFLPPKYDALLWGAMIVNLFMVMASTVVGAFLVEAGQSMGATGRLTAQRVLVSNVCSLIQGPLGGLLATVGFMWATGANAAVVLSIFPVAYIFLREQSVAKSRGHEVFHNAGQQLRTIFRSRNLWMALLFMACFYFSPGFSTPLFYRQTDELHFSKQAIGNLGIFSGAFGILAAVVYGRLIKRVPIRIILFIGVVTAAVGTLLYLFYSTWTRAILIESQNGFFFTLAELALLDLAARATPAGCEGLGYSLMLSIRNVAVFGADIVGSHLADHQWPFASLVLLNAGTTAIVVVLLPLLPAALMRSKDRAADAAAAEAAPVPEG
- a CDS encoding carbonic anhydrase, with product MGRLLDGVRRFHAQAFPQRRQLFQRLARAQQPETLLITCADSRVVPELFTQTEPGELFLCRNVGNVVPAYGAALGGVSAVIEYAVVALEVKSIVICGHSDCGAMKALVRPESLAGMPTVGSWLRHAAAAHSVVRVRYPDLDGDALVQALVEQNVLTQLDHLRTHPSVAARLAEGRLGVHGWTYEIGTGTVAMFDPAAGRFVPLKTAAGKDSKTKRGQAPAPEGEPDQPIGDSTNGKKSARNRRRETARSKPA
- the tkt gene encoding transketolase is translated as MPDIESLSINTIRTLCMDAVQQANSGHPGTPMAMAPVAYVLWQDYLRFDPEDPIWPNRDRFILSAGHASTLLYSMLHLAGVKAVNRKYETLGELSVTLEDLKHFRQLESKCPGHPEYRWTSGVETTTGPLGQGVATSVGIALAGKWLAERYNRPDFTLFDYDVYALAGDGDMMEGISSEAASLAGHLRLSNLCWIYDSNRITIEGNTSLAFSEDVAGRFLAYGWSIQRVSNANDLDLLREAFEHFKKTTDRPTLIIVDSHIAYGAPTKQDTAAAHGEPLGDAEIRATKRRYQWPEDAKFLVPPEVLEDFKAKVGQRGAALRNQWMGLFSAYEKQYPDLAGETLSIQRRELPKGWDADIPTFPADPKGLATRDSSGKVLNAITKRHPWLIGGAADLAPSTKTYLSGQGDIGRNAFSGRNLHFGIREHAMGAALNGLALAKLRGFGAGFLIFSDYSRPALRLAAIMELPVIHIFTHDSIGVGEDGPTHQPIEHLPSLRAIPGLIVIRPGDANEVAEAWRVIMEQQHEPVALILSRQALPTLDRSKFGPASGLRRGAYILSEASNGKPDVLLLTTGSEVPLCVEAQAALKQQGVEARVVSMPSWELFEKQDAEYRESVIPAAIKARVSVEKAARFGWERYVGLEGERIGMKTFGASAPLKELQKKFGFTVDAVASAALEQVRKAKA
- a CDS encoding replication initiation protein, which produces MRERRRKQVAVIHNELARARTELTALGYRLVIMLAVKATQEGDLVTHRLRVKDYMAGLGLAGRSAYETLERAADEMMRSLVEINNPVDGSRTKFQIFSYAKYWDHQGIIELRFHDEMRPLLVQLKEHFTQVPLDVFLRLKSSYAMRMYMYVRSWNPRDVRNQLPVWEFTLERARSFLALKGSAYDEPKHIAVILKRAMRELNERADVTFRYDPIKEGKRVVGWSFRAIPNTPTMTLPSGAAAAKRREELYEQEQAAKLSRSSTARLESARKHWEDADDEQRRAWLAQFPGAWRLPADPTRPGAILLSNLAELLERDQNPSLPGIMTL